From the genome of Virgibacillus proomii, one region includes:
- a CDS encoding PTS ascorbate transporter subunit IIC: MDLIKAFAIDLLGSAAILVGLMALLGLLLQKKAFDEVLTGTLKTIVGFLIFTVGSGAAVLALNNFQELFSKGFDLDGVLPLAEAVTALAQEKFGTVVSLVMLLGFVFNLLFARITPFKYIFLTGQHNLYFAALLTVMMKALDVGNTMTVIVGGIILGICACIFPAIAQPFMRKVTGDDDIALGHYVSAGYAFAGWIGSKVGKPEDTTENLNLPGWLSMFKDYVVGVSLTIVIFFYIATFAAGSSFVEEISDGMHWLVFPLLQGLTFAASLYVIITGVRMLLGEIVNAFVGISEKLIPNAKPALDCPVVFPYAPTATVIGFLSAYAGGLLCMFFFGMIDVSVIIPVAVPYFFIGATAGVFGNATGGWKGAVVGSFSVGILIAIGPALIYPIMDNIGLSGTAFPETDFSIIGILVYYIGKWLIGIF, encoded by the coding sequence GTGGACTTAATAAAAGCGTTTGCAATTGACTTATTGGGATCCGCAGCTATTTTAGTTGGTTTAATGGCTTTGTTAGGGTTGCTTCTTCAAAAGAAAGCTTTTGATGAAGTTCTAACCGGTACGCTAAAAACAATTGTCGGTTTTCTCATCTTTACCGTTGGTTCCGGAGCAGCTGTTTTAGCTTTAAATAATTTTCAAGAATTGTTCAGTAAAGGGTTTGATTTAGATGGCGTATTGCCTCTTGCTGAAGCAGTAACAGCACTTGCGCAAGAAAAGTTTGGCACAGTTGTATCTTTAGTAATGCTGCTCGGATTTGTTTTTAACTTGTTATTTGCGCGAATTACACCTTTTAAATATATCTTCTTGACGGGTCAGCATAATTTGTACTTTGCAGCATTACTTACAGTTATGATGAAAGCATTAGATGTTGGAAACACGATGACAGTTATTGTAGGTGGAATTATTTTAGGTATATGTGCATGTATTTTCCCTGCCATTGCCCAACCGTTTATGCGCAAAGTAACAGGTGACGATGATATTGCACTTGGCCATTATGTGAGTGCTGGTTATGCATTTGCGGGTTGGATCGGTTCTAAGGTTGGAAAACCGGAAGACACCACGGAAAACTTAAACTTGCCAGGTTGGCTTTCTATGTTTAAAGACTATGTTGTAGGTGTTAGTTTGACAATTGTTATTTTCTTCTATATCGCTACATTTGCCGCTGGATCCTCTTTTGTTGAAGAAATATCAGACGGAATGCATTGGTTAGTCTTCCCGTTATTACAAGGGTTAACATTTGCTGCTTCCCTCTATGTAATTATTACAGGTGTCCGAATGCTATTAGGTGAAATCGTGAATGCTTTTGTAGGTATTTCAGAAAAACTAATACCAAATGCGAAACCAGCTTTAGACTGCCCGGTTGTATTTCCATATGCACCTACTGCTACAGTTATTGGTTTTCTTTCTGCATATGCTGGTGGATTACTCTGTATGTTCTTTTTCGGAATGATAGATGTTTCTGTCATTATTCCCGTTGCTGTCCCTTACTTTTTTATCGGTGCAACAGCAGGTGTATTCGGGAATGCTACAGGAGGTTGGAAAGGTGCCGTTGTTGGTAGCTTCAGTGTCGGTATCTTAATTGCAATCGGGCCAGCACTTATTTATCCGATAATGGATAACATCGGATTATCCGGGACGGCATTCCCAGAAACAGACTTTTCAATTATCGGTATATTAGTCTATTACATTGGAAAGTGGCTAATTGGAATTTTTTAA
- the tkt gene encoding transketolase, with translation MEKWIKNKMDDLSVATIRTLALDSVENAQHGHLGMPLGSAPMAYALFRYIMKHNPKNSTWYDRDRFILTSGHGSILLYTLLHLSGYEVSVEDLKKFRKLGSITPGHPEVGVTPGVEATTGPLGQGISTSVGFAIAERNLAQTYNKDDLNIVDHYTFTICGDGDLMEGVAQEAMSLAGHLGLGKLIVLYDSNDVCSDGFVQEANSEDVQKKYAAMGWQTLYVENGNDIESVYRAIQSAKQNTDQPSLIEVKNIIGFGSPNLQGTAAIHSNPVGEDEVSLIKKAYQWPYDEKFFIPTEVRENFNEIAIKGDQAEKDWNKQFEKYKETYPELAEQFVKCMENDFIMEDVEIEFTEEKIATRAASGKVLNVISKRFPSFIGGSADLASSNKTTIIDQPFMEKGTYNCSNIHFGVREFAMASIINGISLHGGIKGYSGTFLVFSDYMKAAIRLSAITNQPVIYLFTHDSFMLGQDGPTHQPIEQLATLRATPNLNVIRPADANETKAAWLIAVNSKDTPTAIVLGRHDVPVLEKASKEGVERGAYIISKGSSDSSDGILIATGSEVELALKAQKILEDQGISVSVVSMPSWELFNKQDAPYKEKVLPKSVSNKLAIEMGTSLGWRDYVGDNGDMITINHYGESGNGTDLAKKYGFTPEHIAEKFNTMVERNNTAQ, from the coding sequence ATGGAAAAATGGATTAAAAATAAGATGGACGATTTATCTGTTGCAACTATAAGAACATTAGCTTTAGATAGTGTAGAAAATGCTCAGCATGGTCATTTGGGCATGCCATTAGGATCTGCGCCTATGGCATATGCGTTATTTAGATATATTATGAAGCATAATCCAAAAAATTCAACATGGTATGATCGAGATCGATTTATCCTAACTTCGGGTCACGGGTCCATTTTATTGTATACACTTCTTCATTTAAGTGGATATGAAGTATCTGTAGAAGATTTAAAGAAATTTCGCAAGTTAGGGAGTATTACGCCAGGTCACCCAGAAGTCGGTGTTACTCCAGGTGTGGAGGCAACTACAGGACCATTAGGACAAGGAATTTCTACTTCTGTCGGTTTTGCAATTGCAGAAAGAAATTTAGCACAAACATATAACAAAGATGACTTGAATATTGTGGATCATTACACGTTTACAATATGTGGCGATGGAGATCTCATGGAAGGCGTCGCACAAGAAGCAATGTCCTTGGCAGGTCATTTAGGGTTAGGAAAACTAATTGTTTTATATGATTCTAATGATGTTTGCTCGGATGGTTTTGTTCAAGAAGCGAATAGTGAAGACGTCCAGAAAAAATATGCAGCTATGGGATGGCAGACATTGTATGTGGAAAATGGTAATGATATAGAATCAGTGTATAGAGCAATTCAGTCAGCGAAACAGAATACGGATCAACCTTCCTTAATTGAAGTAAAAAATATTATCGGATTTGGTTCACCAAATCTTCAGGGAACTGCTGCTATTCATAGTAATCCTGTTGGGGAAGATGAAGTTAGTTTAATTAAAAAAGCCTATCAATGGCCATATGATGAAAAGTTTTTTATTCCGACAGAAGTTCGGGAAAACTTTAACGAGATTGCTATAAAAGGAGATCAAGCGGAGAAGGATTGGAATAAACAGTTTGAAAAGTATAAAGAAACATATCCTGAATTGGCGGAACAGTTTGTAAAATGTATGGAAAATGACTTCATAATGGAAGATGTAGAGATTGAATTTACAGAAGAAAAAATAGCTACTAGAGCTGCTTCTGGTAAGGTGTTAAACGTTATTTCCAAAAGGTTTCCATCTTTTATAGGTGGGTCAGCAGATTTAGCTTCGTCAAATAAAACTACCATCATAGATCAGCCATTTATGGAGAAAGGAACGTATAATTGCTCAAATATTCACTTTGGAGTACGTGAATTTGCAATGGCTTCTATTATCAATGGGATATCATTACACGGCGGAATCAAAGGATATTCTGGAACTTTTCTAGTTTTCTCAGATTATATGAAAGCGGCAATTCGATTATCAGCAATTACGAATCAACCAGTAATCTATCTATTTACACATGATAGTTTCATGTTAGGTCAAGATGGTCCAACACACCAACCAATAGAGCAACTTGCTACTTTACGAGCAACTCCTAATTTGAATGTGATTAGACCTGCAGATGCTAATGAAACAAAAGCAGCTTGGTTAATAGCTGTAAACTCAAAAGATACTCCTACTGCAATTGTACTTGGAAGACATGATGTACCGGTACTAGAGAAAGCCAGCAAAGAAGGGGTAGAGCGCGGTGCGTATATTATATCAAAGGGAAGCAGTGATTCTTCGGACGGAATCCTTATTGCAACTGGTTCAGAAGTAGAACTGGCTTTAAAAGCACAAAAAATATTAGAGGATCAAGGAATTTCCGTCTCCGTAGTTAGTATGCCGAGCTGGGAACTTTTTAACAAACAAGATGCTCCATATAAAGAAAAAGTCCTTCCGAAAAGTGTATCTAATAAACTGGCAATTGAAATGGGGACTTCTCTTGGGTGGAGGGACTATGTTGGTGACAATGGCGACATGATAACGATTAACCATTATGGGGAATCAGGTAATGGAACTGATTTAGCCAAAAAATATGGATTTACCCCAGAACATATAGCAGAAAAATTTAACACAATGGTAGAACGAAACAATACTGCTCAATAA
- a CDS encoding siderophore ABC transporter substrate-binding protein, translating to MKKIALLLFAALLVITLAACGSNNEKKDTSSSDSKEDKAPETVEIKQDLGDTEVPKNPEKVVVFDYGVLDSLDKLGVEVAGVAKAGNIPSYLEKYEGDEYENIGSLKEPDFDKISEIKPDVIFISGRQSQVYDQLAEIAPTVYLGVDPANYMESFKDNMKTLGEIFDKQSEVEKELKNIDSSVAAVQDKAKELDKKALIILANDDKISAYGTNSRFGLIHDVFGVPAVDENIEASTHGMNVSFEYVREQNPDLLYVIDRSAAIGEESAAKQIVENELVKATNAYKNDNITYLDPEFWYLSGGGLVSVQEMIKEIEASFK from the coding sequence ATGAAGAAGATAGCATTATTATTATTTGCAGCTTTGCTTGTCATTACGTTAGCTGCTTGTGGCTCAAATAATGAAAAAAAGGATACTAGCAGTAGTGATAGTAAAGAGGACAAAGCTCCTGAAACCGTTGAAATTAAACAGGATTTAGGCGACACTGAAGTTCCAAAGAACCCAGAAAAAGTAGTTGTATTTGACTATGGAGTGCTGGATTCACTAGATAAATTAGGTGTCGAAGTTGCTGGTGTTGCAAAAGCAGGTAATATTCCTTCTTATTTAGAGAAATATGAAGGGGATGAATATGAAAATATTGGTAGCTTGAAAGAGCCTGATTTTGATAAAATATCGGAAATCAAACCAGATGTTATCTTTATCTCTGGTCGTCAGTCTCAAGTTTACGATCAATTAGCTGAAATAGCGCCAACGGTTTACTTAGGAGTTGATCCGGCCAACTATATGGAATCTTTTAAAGATAATATGAAAACGTTAGGAGAAATTTTTGATAAACAATCTGAAGTAGAGAAAGAACTGAAAAATATTGATTCATCAGTTGCAGCAGTTCAAGATAAAGCAAAAGAATTAGATAAAAAAGCGCTTATTATTTTAGCAAATGATGATAAGATTAGTGCATATGGAACTAACTCTCGTTTTGGGCTTATTCATGATGTCTTCGGTGTGCCGGCAGTAGATGAAAATATTGAAGCATCTACTCATGGGATGAACGTTTCATTTGAATATGTAAGAGAGCAAAATCCTGATTTGCTGTATGTGATTGATCGAAGCGCAGCTATTGGTGAAGAGTCAGCTGCAAAACAAATTGTTGAAAATGAATTAGTTAAAGCTACAAATGCATATAAAAACGATAATATTACGTACCTTGATCCTGAGTTCTGGTACTTGTCCGGAGGCGGACTTGTTTCTGTTCAGGAAATGATTAAAGAAATTGAAGCAAGCTTTAAATAA
- a CDS encoding SurA N-terminal domain-containing protein, with protein MKKWIVLIMTLLLATVVVACGDDNNAEGNKDSNQEEQQEQGNTGKEGEKPKKVEITDKEKVSEDEVVASVNGEEIKGDRYNPTYSQLKITMGQYNQDVSDLDKLKKQTIEMLITQHLINTDAAKKGIEVTEKEVQKEFDKIKKENEDRLKTALEQFQMDEEQFKTMLKDNIITTEYTDKEFDVKVSDKEVKEYYNKIKEQSEEVAKLDDLEEQIKTRLEQEKASAQLQKRIDDLKKDAEIKTLL; from the coding sequence ATGAAAAAATGGATCGTACTCATAATGACATTGTTGTTAGCAACTGTTGTAGTGGCATGTGGAGATGACAACAATGCTGAAGGGAATAAAGACTCTAATCAAGAGGAGCAGCAGGAGCAAGGAAATACAGGTAAAGAAGGAGAAAAACCGAAAAAGGTAGAGATAACAGATAAGGAGAAAGTATCTGAGGATGAAGTGGTCGCCTCCGTAAATGGGGAAGAAATTAAAGGAGATCGTTACAATCCTACTTATTCTCAGTTAAAAATTACGATGGGACAGTATAACCAAGATGTCAGTGATCTGGATAAACTAAAGAAACAAACGATAGAGATGCTTATAACTCAGCACTTAATTAATACCGATGCGGCCAAGAAAGGCATAGAAGTGACCGAGAAGGAAGTACAAAAAGAGTTCGATAAAATAAAAAAAGAAAACGAAGATCGTTTAAAGACAGCATTAGAGCAGTTTCAAATGGATGAAGAACAGTTTAAGACGATGTTAAAAGATAACATCATTACAACAGAATATACCGATAAAGAATTTGACGTTAAAGTGAGCGACAAGGAAGTAAAAGAGTACTATAATAAAATTAAAGAACAAAGTGAAGAAGTAGCAAAGCTAGATGACTTAGAGGAACAAATTAAAACAAGATTAGAACAAGAAAAGGCTTCAGCGCAGCTGCAAAAACGTATCGACGACCTTAAGAAAGATGCAGAGATTAAAACACTATTGTAA
- a CDS encoding PTS sugar transporter subunit IIB yields the protein MKVALVACRTGMGSSMMLKIRVQQVIRENNFPIKVQHDTLSAVNQFNGDLLITLDDLVPDVKDKVKYAIGIKNLMDKNEIKTKLSKYLEENL from the coding sequence ATGAAGGTAGCATTAGTAGCTTGTCGTACAGGTATGGGGAGTAGTATGATGCTGAAAATTAGAGTCCAACAAGTAATAAGAGAAAATAACTTTCCAATTAAAGTGCAACATGACACATTAAGTGCAGTTAATCAATTTAATGGAGATTTGCTTATTACACTTGATGATTTAGTTCCTGATGTGAAAGACAAAGTGAAATATGCAATAGGAATAAAAAATTTAATGGATAAAAATGAAATTAAAACGAAGTTAAGCAAGTATTTGGAGGAAAATCTATAG
- a CDS encoding iron chelate uptake ABC transporter family permease subunit, with product MGYKKKTLILAVIAIILTMLYIFYDLTGNIGYVLPRRIIKVIAILLTGGAIAFATTIFMTITNNRILTPSVMGLDSLYLLLQTVIIFISGANSLVMMNSQINYLVSIGGMVVFSLLLYQVLFKNEQNSIYFLLLVGMILGTFFSSITSFMQVLIDPNEFMIAQDRMFASINNVNTDLVYISIILFVLLLIYMIRYYKYLDVLGLGKDMAINLGVPYNRVVKHLLIIVAVFISMATALVGPMTFLGLLVVNLAYEFLKTFRHSYILIGSMLISIIAIIGGQFIVEKVFTFETTISVIINFIGGIYFIYLLLKENKSW from the coding sequence ATGGGATATAAAAAGAAAACGCTTATTCTAGCCGTTATCGCAATTATATTAACAATGCTATATATCTTTTATGACCTGACAGGGAATATTGGCTATGTTTTACCGAGGCGAATAATTAAAGTTATTGCTATCTTGCTAACAGGTGGAGCAATTGCGTTTGCTACAACCATCTTTATGACGATTACAAATAATCGTATTTTAACTCCAAGTGTAATGGGACTAGACTCACTCTATTTACTCCTTCAAACAGTTATTATCTTTATTAGTGGAGCTAATTCATTAGTTATGATGAATAGCCAAATTAATTACCTAGTATCTATTGGAGGAATGGTCGTATTCTCGTTGCTACTTTACCAAGTATTATTTAAAAATGAGCAGAATAGTATTTATTTCCTCTTGCTTGTAGGAATGATATTAGGGACATTTTTTAGCAGTATAACTTCATTTATGCAGGTGCTTATTGATCCTAATGAATTTATGATTGCCCAAGATCGCATGTTTGCAAGTATTAATAATGTGAACACAGATCTTGTATATATATCCATTATTCTTTTTGTTCTTCTCCTTATCTATATGATAAGATACTACAAATATTTGGATGTACTCGGTTTAGGGAAGGATATGGCAATCAATTTAGGGGTACCTTATAACAGAGTCGTGAAACACTTGTTAATCATAGTTGCTGTCTTTATTTCGATGGCAACAGCATTAGTAGGTCCAATGACATTTCTAGGATTACTAGTTGTAAATCTGGCGTATGAATTTCTTAAAACGTTTCGTCATTCCTATATTTTAATCGGCTCGATGCTGATTAGTATTATTGCTATTATCGGCGGGCAGTTTATCGTTGAGAAAGTATTTACCTTCGAAACCACAATTAGTGTCATCATTAACTTTATCGGTGGTATTTACTTCATCTATCTTTTGTTAAAGGAGAATAAATCATGGTAG
- a CDS encoding iron ABC transporter ATP-binding protein, translated as MVDIKNVFKSFNQKKVIDDVSLSIEKGKITSFIGPNGAGKSTLISMVSRLIAKDDGDITIDGKDIMHTKNNELAKKISILKQSNSINLKLTVRELVSFGRFPYSQGKLNTYDWEKVDQAIDYMELREMQHKYLDELSGGQRQRAHIAMVIAQDTEYILLDEPLNNLDMRHSVQIMKTLRNLVDELGKTVLIVIHDINFASCYSDNIVALKDGKVIKQGRACDVIDECVLKDIYDMDIDIKHIDDKRICVYF; from the coding sequence ATGGTAGATATTAAAAATGTATTTAAGTCATTTAACCAGAAGAAAGTGATTGATGATGTGTCTTTGTCAATTGAAAAGGGTAAAATAACTTCATTCATTGGTCCGAATGGTGCTGGAAAGAGTACGTTAATCTCCATGGTTAGTCGCCTGATTGCAAAAGACGATGGGGATATAACGATTGATGGAAAAGATATTATGCATACAAAAAACAATGAACTTGCTAAAAAGATTTCGATTTTAAAGCAATCCAATTCCATCAATCTTAAATTAACGGTACGTGAACTAGTTTCCTTTGGTCGGTTCCCTTATTCGCAAGGTAAGCTAAACACGTATGATTGGGAAAAGGTAGATCAGGCAATCGACTATATGGAACTGCGCGAAATGCAACATAAATATTTAGATGAACTTAGTGGTGGACAACGTCAGCGAGCCCATATTGCAATGGTTATTGCTCAAGATACAGAATATATTTTGCTTGATGAACCGTTAAATAACTTAGACATGCGTCATTCTGTTCAGATCATGAAAACATTACGTAATTTAGTGGATGAATTGGGAAAAACAGTATTAATTGTTATCCATGATATCAACTTTGCTTCTTGTTATTCTGATAATATTGTTGCTTTAAAAGATGGAAAAGTGATTAAACAAGGCAGGGCTTGTGACGTTATTGATGAATGTGTGTTAAAAGATATTTATGATATGGATATCGATATTAAACATATTGATGACAAACGTATATGTGTTTATTTCTAA
- a CDS encoding ABC transporter permease encodes MKIRYLVFTVIILSFISIFVGVSNVSPLDLFKLTEEQTQILMVSRVPRLISILIAGMSMSICGLIMQQLSRNKFVSPTTAGTLDSARLGILVSMVLFTSASPFQKMLVSFAFALLGTFAFMKILEKIKFKDAIFIPLIGLMFGNIVSSMSTFIAYRYDLVQNISSWMQGDFSMIMSGNYELMYVSIPILLLAFFYANKFTIAGMGEDFSKNLGLNYRQVVNLGLVIVALVTASVVLAVGVIPFLGLIIPNIVSIYRGDHLKKSLLHTALLGAVFVLACDIIGRVIIYPYEIPISLTVGVIGSGLFIYLLFRRKRYGI; translated from the coding sequence ATGAAAATACGCTATTTAGTTTTCACAGTTATTATACTTTCCTTTATATCTATATTTGTAGGTGTATCAAACGTATCTCCTTTAGATCTATTTAAGTTAACAGAGGAGCAAACGCAGATACTGATGGTTTCAAGAGTTCCAAGACTTATCAGTATTTTAATTGCAGGTATGAGCATGAGTATTTGCGGATTGATTATGCAGCAACTAAGTAGAAATAAATTTGTTTCACCTACAACTGCTGGAACACTGGATTCAGCAAGGTTAGGCATTTTAGTTTCTATGGTACTATTCACTTCGGCAAGTCCGTTTCAAAAAATGCTTGTTTCTTTTGCATTTGCATTGTTAGGTACATTTGCATTTATGAAGATATTGGAAAAGATAAAATTTAAAGACGCGATATTCATTCCATTGATTGGACTGATGTTTGGGAATATTGTTAGCTCGATGTCCACTTTTATTGCGTACCGCTATGATTTGGTCCAAAATATTTCATCATGGATGCAAGGTGATTTTTCTATGATTATGAGTGGAAATTATGAGCTAATGTATGTAAGTATCCCAATTCTGTTACTTGCATTTTTTTATGCAAATAAATTTACCATCGCTGGAATGGGAGAGGACTTTTCCAAAAATCTTGGATTAAATTATCGGCAGGTTGTGAATTTAGGATTAGTTATTGTAGCACTTGTGACGGCATCTGTAGTCTTGGCAGTAGGTGTTATTCCCTTTTTAGGCTTAATCATTCCAAACATTGTTTCCATTTACCGTGGCGACCACTTGAAGAAAAGCCTATTACATACAGCATTGTTAGGAGCGGTTTTCGTTCTTGCATGTGACATTATCGGCAGAGTAATTATATATCCATATGAAATACCGATTAGTTTAACAGTTGGGGTCATAGGTAGTGGATTATTTATATATCTACTGTTTAGGAGAAAAAGATATGGGATATAA
- a CDS encoding helix-turn-helix domain-containing protein, translating into MAKYSEEFKINLVTEYLYGNLGYKLLAKKYNMGSATPIFEWVKVYKSQGMDGLKRKKARKFYPVQFKLNTIQFVLKTGATFLETAVQFKLNNPSLIRRWMKEFKEQGVEGLKPKGESSMSKKPNKRKKKEEKKLTREEILERENELLRLENAYLKKLRAFRENPNAFHEKHRQR; encoded by the coding sequence ATGGCTAAATATAGTGAAGAATTTAAAATAAATCTTGTCACCGAGTATTTATATGGCAACCTAGGATATAAATTATTAGCAAAAAAATATAATATGGGTAGCGCAACACCAATATTTGAATGGGTGAAAGTCTATAAGTCTCAGGGAATGGATGGGTTAAAAAGAAAAAAAGCTAGGAAGTTTTATCCTGTTCAATTTAAATTAAATACGATACAATTTGTGTTAAAGACAGGTGCTACTTTTTTAGAAACTGCTGTTCAATTTAAATTGAACAACCCTTCCTTAATTAGACGCTGGATGAAAGAATTTAAGGAACAAGGAGTAGAAGGCCTGAAACCAAAGGGGGAGTCTTCTATGTCTAAGAAACCCAATAAACGGAAGAAAAAGGAAGAAAAAAAGTTAACACGTGAAGAAATATTAGAACGAGAGAATGAACTATTAAGGCTAGAAAATGCGTACCTAAAAAAGCTACGAGCTTTTCGGGAGAATCCAAATGCCTTCCACGAAAAGCACAGGCAAAGGTAG
- the hisC gene encoding histidinol-phosphate transaminase, translating into MMKYWSERTKRCTPYIPGEQINDPAIIKLNTNENPYPPSPRVKEAIQQEMENSLHRYPSSTLDSLRKVIARQEKVQKENVFVGNGSDEVLAFAFMAFFSPDKAIRFPAITYSFYPVYANLFQIPFEEIPLKRDFTINEHDFFRSVGGVILPNPNAPTSIYTSLECIEAIIKNNPDHVVIIDEAYVDFAPGTAVSLINRYDNLLIVKTLSKSRSLAGLRVGYAIGHKHLMEALIRIKDSFNSYTVDRLAIVGAKAAMEDTSYFAETTAKIIQTRNWVVTEMEKRGFFVLPSATNFIFAHSPDYDAEMLYQQLKAKNILIRYFKKPTIDQYVRISIGTDNMMKKFFQQVDEIIG; encoded by the coding sequence ATGATGAAGTATTGGAGTGAACGCACAAAACGATGTACACCGTATATCCCCGGCGAACAAATAAATGATCCAGCGATTATTAAACTCAATACGAATGAAAATCCGTATCCCCCTTCACCTAGAGTGAAAGAAGCAATCCAACAAGAGATGGAAAATTCATTACATCGTTACCCATCGTCTACCTTGGATTCTTTAAGGAAAGTAATTGCTAGACAAGAAAAAGTCCAAAAAGAGAATGTTTTCGTTGGGAATGGTTCTGATGAAGTATTAGCATTTGCATTTATGGCATTTTTTTCACCAGATAAAGCGATTCGGTTCCCTGCGATTACGTATAGTTTCTACCCAGTGTATGCCAATTTATTTCAAATCCCGTTTGAAGAAATTCCGCTGAAAAGAGATTTTACCATTAATGAACATGATTTTTTCCGATCGGTTGGTGGTGTTATTTTGCCTAACCCAAATGCACCGACAAGCATTTATACTAGTTTAGAATGTATCGAAGCGATCATAAAAAATAATCCCGATCATGTCGTAATTATTGATGAGGCATATGTTGACTTTGCACCAGGTACAGCGGTGTCTCTTATCAATAGGTATGACAATTTACTAATAGTAAAAACATTATCTAAATCTCGTTCACTGGCTGGATTACGTGTAGGTTATGCGATTGGTCATAAACATCTCATGGAGGCACTAATACGTATTAAAGATTCCTTTAATTCATACACGGTTGACCGTTTAGCGATTGTTGGTGCCAAAGCTGCAATGGAAGATACAAGCTATTTTGCGGAAACTACTGCTAAAATCATCCAAACGAGAAACTGGGTAGTTACTGAAATGGAAAAGCGAGGTTTTTTTGTTTTGCCAAGTGCAACCAACTTTATCTTTGCTCATTCCCCTGATTATGATGCTGAAATGCTTTATCAGCAATTAAAAGCAAAGAATATATTAATTCGCTACTTTAAAAAGCCGACTATTGACCAGTATGTAAGGATTTCGATTGGTACAGATAATATGATGAAGAAGTTTTTCCAGCAAGTTGATGAAATCATTGGTTAA
- a CDS encoding IS3 family transposase → MKARKCVPKKATSFSGESKCLPRKAQAKVAFGLKEEGFRLKDILLAVGIPEATYHYHVKNFGREDSDKVLKKIIIDLFKKFHERYGYKRITRELNKLGYVINHKKVYRIMCELGLKCVKFMRKSRKYNSYKGNVGKVAKNRLSRRFNTPIPLQKLVTDITEFKCLSEEKLYLNPILDLYNGEIIAYKIKERPTLDLVIEPLKETIEIIKNHATYRTTIHSDQGFHYQHNQWVRTLKENKVFQSMSRKATCADNASMENFFGILKQEMYYGEKLVSYEELKSRIEEYIYWYNHERIKEKLAGLSPVEYRTQSSQSTV, encoded by the coding sequence ATTAAGGCTAGAAAATGCGTACCTAAAAAAGCTACGAGCTTTTCGGGAGAATCCAAATGCCTTCCACGAAAAGCACAGGCAAAGGTAGCATTTGGACTTAAAGAAGAAGGATTCCGATTAAAAGATATTCTCCTTGCTGTGGGCATACCTGAAGCAACCTATCACTATCATGTGAAAAATTTTGGCAGAGAAGATTCAGACAAAGTACTAAAAAAAATCATTATAGATTTATTTAAAAAGTTCCATGAACGTTATGGCTATAAACGTATTACTAGAGAACTAAATAAATTAGGATACGTTATCAACCATAAAAAAGTATATCGCATTATGTGCGAATTGGGATTGAAATGTGTGAAATTTATGCGAAAATCCCGTAAATACAATTCCTATAAGGGAAACGTTGGAAAAGTGGCGAAAAACCGATTGTCTCGCCGTTTTAACACGCCAATTCCTCTTCAAAAATTAGTAACCGATATTACAGAATTCAAATGTCTAAGTGAAGAGAAGTTATATTTAAATCCGATTCTTGACCTTTATAACGGAGAAATTATTGCGTATAAAATCAAGGAACGTCCAACGTTAGATCTTGTCATAGAACCTTTAAAAGAAACGATAGAGATAATAAAGAATCATGCAACCTATCGCACCACCATCCATTCTGACCAAGGCTTTCATTACCAGCACAACCAATGGGTGAGAACATTAAAAGAGAATAAAGTATTCCAAAGCATGTCTAGAAAAGCAACCTGTGCGGATAATGCTTCCATGGAGAATTTTTTTGGCATTTTAAAACAAGAAATGTATTATGGAGAAAAATTAGTAAGCTATGAAGAATTAAAAAGTCGGATTGAAGAATATATCTATTGGTATAATCATGAACGAATAAAAGAAAAATTGGCCGGGCTGAGCCCAGTCGAGTATCGAACGCAATCCAGCCAATCAACTGTATAA